In Microbacterium laevaniformans, a single window of DNA contains:
- a CDS encoding YggS family pyridoxal phosphate-dependent enzyme: MTALAERLAALDARIADAARAVGRDPGELTRIVVTKFHPARLVVDLAVLGVHDVGESRQQELTAKRGETTDAVSDVRWHFIGQLQTKKAKAVRAASDCVHSVDRDRVADALHAADPEGSPLDVFLQVNLTDDPARGGAAPSEVEALATHIAARCASLRLRGVMAVAPLAAAPAEAFERLAGAAATVRRVVPDAAWMSAGMSGDFAEAIAAGATHLRIGTAITGPRPDRG, encoded by the coding sequence GTGACCGCGCTGGCCGAACGACTCGCCGCCCTGGACGCCCGCATCGCGGATGCGGCCAGGGCGGTCGGTCGCGACCCCGGAGAGCTGACGCGCATCGTCGTCACCAAGTTCCATCCCGCGCGCCTGGTCGTCGACCTCGCCGTGCTCGGCGTGCACGATGTCGGCGAGAGCCGACAGCAGGAGCTGACCGCCAAACGCGGCGAGACGACCGACGCTGTGAGCGATGTGCGATGGCACTTCATCGGGCAGCTGCAGACCAAGAAGGCCAAGGCGGTGCGCGCGGCATCCGACTGCGTGCACTCCGTCGACCGCGATCGCGTCGCCGACGCCCTGCATGCCGCCGATCCCGAGGGCAGTCCTCTCGACGTGTTCCTCCAGGTCAATCTCACGGACGATCCCGCCCGTGGGGGAGCGGCCCCGAGCGAGGTCGAGGCCCTGGCGACGCACATCGCCGCGCGGTGCGCGTCGCTGCGCCTTCGCGGCGTCATGGCCGTCGCTCCGCTCGCGGCGGCGCCCGCGGAGGCGTTCGAACGTCTCGCCGGCGCGGCGGCGACGGTACGTCGCGTCGTTCCGGATGCCGCGTGGATGTCGGCGGGGATGTCGGGAGATTTCGCCGAAGCGATCGCCGCCGGCGCGACACACCTGCGGATCGGCACTGCAATCACGGGACCGCGCCCTGACCGCGGCTAG
- a CDS encoding cell division protein SepF, translating to MSNPLKKTMVYLGLADEEEVYEEPAAETPARRERSSERPIEKAAPVTPLHRPAVVRQPTAGTVSEILTVHPKQYRDAQIIAENFRDGIPVIINLSQMSDADARRLIDFASGLSLGLYGRIERVTSKVFLLSPENVAISGDGTVAQADPESAPFTQ from the coding sequence ATGTCGAACCCGCTCAAGAAGACCATGGTGTACCTGGGCCTCGCCGATGAGGAAGAGGTCTACGAAGAGCCCGCTGCCGAGACGCCTGCTCGCCGTGAGCGCTCGAGCGAGCGCCCGATCGAGAAGGCGGCCCCTGTGACCCCGCTTCACCGTCCCGCCGTCGTGCGTCAGCCCACCGCAGGCACCGTCAGCGAGATTCTCACGGTGCACCCCAAGCAGTACCGCGACGCGCAGATCATCGCGGAGAACTTCCGCGACGGCATCCCGGTCATCATCAACCTCTCGCAGATGAGCGATGCCGACGCGCGGCGCCTCATCGACTTCGCGAGTGGGCTGTCGCTCGGCCTGTACGGTCGCATCGAGCGCGTGACGAGCAAGGTGTTCCTCCTCTCGCCCGAGAACGTCGCGATCTCCGGTGACGGCACGGTGGCTCAGGCCGACCCCGAGTCCGCGCCCTTCACTCAGTAG
- a CDS encoding YggT family protein: MEFVRLAAFVVDVLLLLYILVLLARLVLEYIPMFNRQWRPRGFGLVFAEAVFTLTDPPLRFFRRLIPPLRIGPIALDLGFPVTMLACFVLLTIVRVIERL; encoded by the coding sequence GTGGAGTTCGTGCGCCTGGCGGCATTCGTCGTCGACGTCCTTCTCCTGCTCTACATCCTCGTGCTGCTGGCGAGACTCGTTCTCGAGTACATCCCGATGTTCAACCGCCAGTGGCGTCCGCGGGGATTCGGTCTCGTCTTCGCCGAGGCCGTCTTCACTCTCACCGATCCGCCGCTACGGTTCTTCCGCCGGCTGATTCCTCCGTTGCGGATCGGCCCTATCGCCCTCGACCTCGGTTTTCCGGTGACGATGTTGGCCTGCTTCGTGCTGCTGACGATCGTCCGCGTCATCGAGCGTCTCTAG
- a CDS encoding DivIVA domain-containing protein, translated as MALTPEDVVTKQFQHVRFKEGFDPDEVDDFLDEIVVEWRKTIAENEELKAKLAAYESGESSPAEVVEESAPAVVESVPAPAVEAPAAGGVAASAGIIELAQRLHDEHVAEGQAQRDKLISEAQAKAASILAEAEAKGRDEMARLESERVTLEGRISELRQFERDYRSQLRGFIEEKLRDLDVAGATSGASSVSAS; from the coding sequence ATGGCTTTGACCCCGGAAGACGTCGTCACGAAGCAGTTCCAGCACGTGCGATTCAAGGAGGGCTTCGACCCGGATGAGGTCGACGACTTCCTCGACGAGATCGTCGTCGAGTGGCGCAAGACGATCGCCGAGAACGAAGAGCTGAAGGCCAAGCTCGCTGCGTACGAGTCCGGTGAGTCCTCTCCTGCGGAGGTCGTCGAGGAGTCTGCTCCCGCCGTCGTCGAGTCCGTTCCCGCTCCGGCGGTCGAGGCTCCCGCCGCCGGCGGCGTGGCCGCTTCTGCCGGCATCATCGAACTGGCCCAGCGCCTGCACGACGAGCACGTCGCCGAAGGCCAGGCCCAGCGCGACAAGCTCATCTCCGAGGCACAGGCCAAGGCCGCCTCGATCCTCGCCGAGGCCGAGGCCAAGGGCCGCGACGAGATGGCACGCCTCGAAAGCGAGCGCGTGACGCTCGAAGGCCGCATCAGCGAGCTGCGTCAGTTCGAGCGTGACTACCGCTCGCAGCTGCGCGGGTTCATCGAGGAGAAGCTGCGCGACCTCGACGTCGCCGGCGCCACCTCGGGCGCGTCCTCCGTCTCGGCTTCCTGA
- a CDS encoding signal peptidase II, translating into MTDHATERSAPRRSLNRAAAGAIVAILAALVLAADQFAKYLALTTLPFQQPVPVWGDALQFYLTRNPGAAFSLLEGQTWIFTIVMTVAAVVIVSLTVTRVRARVWAIVLGLLLGGILGNLSDRLFRDPGFLVGHVVDFINTPWMWLGMNPAIYNVADMFIVTMMIGVALLVLIGVRLDGSRERRAADESAAMEPAAPGEDDTTTAPREA; encoded by the coding sequence GTGACGGACCACGCCACAGAGCGCAGTGCTCCGCGTCGGAGCCTGAACAGGGCAGCGGCCGGTGCCATCGTCGCGATTCTCGCGGCGCTGGTGCTGGCCGCTGACCAGTTCGCCAAGTATCTGGCCCTCACCACTCTTCCGTTCCAGCAGCCCGTGCCGGTCTGGGGCGACGCACTCCAGTTCTATCTGACACGCAACCCCGGCGCCGCCTTCTCCCTCCTCGAAGGGCAGACGTGGATCTTCACGATCGTCATGACGGTCGCCGCCGTCGTCATCGTCTCCCTGACGGTGACGCGGGTGCGTGCGCGCGTGTGGGCGATCGTGCTGGGTCTGCTGCTCGGCGGAATCCTCGGGAACCTCAGCGACCGGCTCTTCCGCGACCCCGGCTTCCTGGTCGGCCACGTCGTCGACTTCATCAACACGCCCTGGATGTGGCTGGGCATGAATCCGGCGATCTACAACGTCGCCGACATGTTCATCGTGACGATGATGATCGGCGTCGCGCTGTTGGTACTGATCGGCGTTCGCCTCGACGGCAGTCGCGAGCGCCGCGCAGCCGACGAGTCCGCCGCGATGGAGCCCGCCGCCCCCGGCGAAGACGACACCACGACCGCCCCGCGTGAGGCCTGA
- a CDS encoding RluA family pseudouridine synthase, with protein MPSRVLPVPDGLDGARVDAALAKMLGFSRSFAAEVAEAGGVRMDGRALGKSDRLRAAGWLEVEWEERREPEIVPVAVPDLAIVYDDDDIVVVDKPAGVAAHPSLGWEGPTVLGALAAAGFRIATTGAAERQGVVHRLDVGTSGLMVVAKSERAYTALKRAFKEREVEKIYHAVVQGHPDPLAGTIDAPIGRHPSHSWKFAVTPDGKDSVTHYETLEAFPSASLLEIHLETGRTHQIRVHMAAHRHPCVGDPLYGADPTLSARLGLTRQWLHAHELSFAHPATTEWVTFRSDYPVDLAHALDVLRG; from the coding sequence ATGCCGTCTCGCGTCCTGCCCGTGCCCGACGGCCTCGACGGCGCCCGTGTGGATGCCGCGCTGGCCAAGATGCTGGGGTTCTCCCGCTCCTTCGCCGCTGAGGTCGCCGAGGCCGGCGGGGTGCGGATGGACGGCCGCGCGCTGGGCAAATCCGACCGCCTGCGTGCAGCGGGCTGGCTCGAGGTGGAGTGGGAGGAGCGGCGCGAACCGGAGATCGTCCCGGTCGCCGTTCCGGACCTCGCGATCGTCTACGACGACGACGACATCGTGGTCGTCGACAAGCCCGCGGGCGTCGCCGCGCACCCGTCGCTCGGGTGGGAAGGCCCGACGGTGCTCGGCGCGCTGGCGGCCGCCGGCTTCCGCATCGCCACCACGGGAGCAGCCGAGCGCCAGGGCGTCGTCCATCGACTGGATGTCGGTACCAGCGGCCTCATGGTCGTCGCAAAATCGGAGCGTGCGTACACCGCACTCAAGCGGGCGTTCAAGGAGCGCGAGGTCGAGAAGATCTACCACGCGGTCGTGCAGGGGCATCCCGATCCGTTGGCCGGAACGATCGATGCTCCCATCGGACGCCACCCTTCGCATTCGTGGAAGTTCGCCGTCACGCCTGATGGCAAGGACTCGGTCACCCACTACGAAACGCTCGAGGCGTTCCCCTCGGCATCCCTCCTGGAGATCCATCTGGAGACGGGACGCACGCACCAGATCCGCGTGCACATGGCGGCCCATCGCCACCCGTGCGTCGGAGACCCGCTCTACGGTGCAGACCCGACGTTGTCGGCGCGTCTCGGGCTCACCCGGCAGTGGCTGCACGCGCACGAGCTCTCCTTCGCGCACCCGGCCACGACCGAATGGGTCACGTTCAGGAGCGATTATCCGGTCGATCTCGCACACGCGCTCGACGTCCTCCGGGGCTGA
- a CDS encoding long-chain-fatty-acid--CoA ligase, whose product MSLSDRPWLSSYAPGVPAEIEPVAQTLVDMLDDSVRRYPRRPALEFFGAVTTYRELGDRVARAAEGLRRLGVAPGDRVALILPNCPQHVVAFYAVLRLGAIVVEHNPRYTAPELRHQFEVHHARVAIVWDAVADTIAEFPSDIRPRHVIAVRMTDAMPARMRAALRLPVAKARASRAALTVTPDAKDVLSWSRVASHRPVRRRTPRPRLDDLAALQLTSGTTGTPKAAMLTHRNLRSNAAQSAAWVPDLVPGREVFYAVLPLFHAYGLTLCLTTALSLGARIVLFPTFDVTLTLDAIRRTPPTFLAAVPPIYDALARAAVRAGIDLSSLRNAISGAMALPPSTVLRWEEATHGIIVEGYGMTESSPISVGNPMGPLRRPGTVGVPFPSTEIRVVDPADPTRDVVDGAEGELLVRGPQVFQGYWNRPEETASTLLAGGWLRTGDIVTVDAEGFVTVVDRLKELIISGGFNISPSEVENALLLHPDVADAAVVGIPRSDGSETVTAAVVMREGTVFDAEELRSFARAHLAAYKVPRSVVQVPALPRSLVGKVIRRQVRADILAARGR is encoded by the coding sequence ATGTCGCTGTCCGACCGTCCTTGGCTCTCCTCCTACGCGCCGGGGGTGCCCGCCGAGATCGAACCGGTCGCGCAGACCCTCGTCGACATGCTCGACGACTCCGTCCGACGCTATCCTCGTCGCCCCGCGTTGGAGTTCTTCGGAGCGGTCACCACGTATCGCGAACTCGGAGACCGGGTCGCCAGGGCAGCCGAGGGCTTGAGACGCCTGGGCGTCGCGCCCGGCGACCGCGTCGCGCTGATCCTCCCGAACTGCCCGCAGCATGTCGTCGCCTTCTACGCCGTGCTGCGGCTCGGTGCGATCGTCGTCGAGCACAATCCGAGATACACAGCACCGGAGCTTCGACATCAGTTCGAGGTGCATCACGCCCGGGTGGCGATCGTGTGGGATGCCGTCGCCGACACGATCGCGGAGTTTCCCTCCGACATCCGTCCCCGCCACGTCATCGCGGTGCGAATGACCGACGCGATGCCGGCCCGCATGCGGGCCGCGCTGCGCCTTCCGGTCGCGAAGGCGCGTGCCTCGCGGGCGGCGCTGACGGTCACACCCGACGCGAAGGACGTGCTCTCGTGGTCACGGGTCGCGTCGCATCGCCCGGTGCGCAGACGCACGCCCCGCCCCCGCCTCGACGATCTCGCCGCGCTGCAGCTGACGAGCGGCACCACGGGTACGCCCAAAGCGGCCATGCTCACGCACCGCAACCTCCGCTCGAACGCGGCCCAATCGGCGGCCTGGGTGCCGGATCTGGTGCCGGGGCGCGAGGTCTTCTACGCCGTCCTCCCGCTCTTCCACGCCTACGGACTGACGCTCTGCCTGACCACGGCACTGTCGCTCGGAGCCCGCATCGTGCTGTTTCCGACGTTCGACGTCACCCTCACCCTCGACGCGATACGCCGTACGCCGCCGACCTTCCTCGCCGCCGTACCGCCCATCTACGACGCCTTGGCGCGCGCCGCCGTGCGCGCGGGCATCGACCTCTCGAGCCTGCGCAATGCGATCTCCGGCGCCATGGCGCTGCCGCCGTCGACCGTGCTGCGGTGGGAGGAGGCGACCCACGGCATCATCGTGGAGGGCTACGGCATGACCGAGTCGTCGCCGATCAGCGTCGGCAACCCGATGGGGCCGCTGCGCAGGCCGGGCACGGTCGGCGTGCCATTTCCCAGCACCGAGATCCGCGTCGTGGACCCCGCGGATCCCACCCGTGACGTCGTCGACGGCGCCGAGGGCGAGCTTCTCGTGCGCGGACCGCAGGTCTTCCAGGGTTACTGGAACCGACCGGAAGAGACCGCCAGCACGCTGCTGGCGGGCGGTTGGCTGCGCACCGGCGACATCGTGACGGTGGATGCCGAGGGCTTCGTGACCGTCGTGGATCGTCTCAAGGAGCTGATCATCAGCGGCGGGTTCAACATCAGCCCGAGTGAGGTCGAGAACGCGCTGCTGCTGCATCCCGACGTCGCAGACGCGGCGGTCGTCGGCATCCCGCGCTCGGACGGGTCGGAGACGGTGACGGCGGCCGTGGTGATGCGCGAAGGGACGGTGTTCGACGCCGAAGAGCTGCGCTCGTTCGCACGCGCCCACCTGGCGGCGTACAAGGTTCCGCGCTCGGTCGTCCAGGTGCCGGCGCTGCCGCGCTCTCTGGTCGGCAAGGTCATCCGCCGTCAGGTGCGCGCGGACATCCTCGCCGCCCGCGGGCGCTGA